A genomic segment from Polyangium mundeleinium encodes:
- a CDS encoding ribonucleoside-diphosphate reductase subunit alpha — MRVKKRNGSSEPVDVNKIVRAVGRCCMGLSDVDALRIATKTISGLYDGATTRELDQLSIQTAAGLIVEEPQYARLAARLLSTYIEKEVRNQEIHAFSQSIAAGHRLGLVNERLQTFVAANARKLNDALVQERDREFEYFGLRTVYDRYLLKHPASRLVLETPQQFFMRIACALSETGKDALGLYHLFSSLEYLPSSPTLFNAGTRHEQLSSCFLLDSPEDHLENIYRSYTDVAMLSKFSGGIGLAYHRVRSRGSLIESTNGHSNGIVPWLKTLDASVAAVNQGGKRKGACSVYLEPWHADIEEFLELRDNTGDEASRTHNLNLANWVPDLFMKRVEADANWSLFDPKTVPDLPDLYGEAFERRYEEVERAGLALKTVKARHLYARMMRTLAQTGNGWMTFKDKSNRACNQTALPGRVVHLSNLCTEIIEVTSKDEAAVCNLGSINLARHTIVVDGRIVGFDFDKLARTVRTAVRQLDRVIDLNYYPIAITRASNLRWRPIGLGLMGLQDVFFQMRLAFDAPEARALSKQISEEVYFHALTASVELAEEKGRHPAFEETRAARGELQFDAWGVTPDDLGRWELLRARMVEQGMRNSLLCAIAPTATIASIAGCYECIEPQVSNLFKRETLSGDFLQVNRYLARELKALGLWTEAMRSRLKLAEGSVQRFDELPEELRAIYRTAWEIPMRSLIDMAADRGAFIDQSQSLNLFMESPNIGQLSSMYFYAWKKGLKTTYYLRSRPATRIAKATVEEPKSTSSGEGHPGGTPGWTPPPPRAATTDDAAVACSLENPESCEACQ; from the coding sequence ATGCGCGTGAAAAAGCGCAATGGTTCGAGCGAGCCAGTCGACGTCAACAAGATCGTACGCGCCGTGGGCCGATGCTGCATGGGGCTTTCGGACGTCGATGCCCTGCGCATCGCGACCAAGACCATCAGCGGCCTTTACGACGGCGCGACGACCCGCGAGCTCGATCAGCTCTCGATCCAGACGGCGGCCGGGCTCATCGTGGAGGAGCCGCAATACGCGCGGCTCGCGGCCCGGCTCCTCTCGACGTACATCGAGAAGGAAGTCCGCAATCAGGAGATCCATGCCTTTTCGCAGTCGATCGCCGCGGGGCATCGCCTCGGCCTCGTCAACGAACGCCTGCAAACGTTCGTCGCGGCGAATGCCCGCAAGCTGAACGACGCGCTCGTCCAGGAGCGTGATCGTGAGTTCGAGTATTTCGGCCTCCGGACGGTCTACGACCGCTACCTGCTCAAGCACCCCGCCTCGCGCCTCGTCCTCGAGACGCCGCAGCAGTTCTTCATGCGCATCGCGTGCGCCCTGTCGGAGACGGGGAAGGACGCGCTCGGGCTCTACCACCTGTTCTCGTCGCTCGAATACCTGCCGAGCTCGCCGACGCTCTTTAATGCAGGGACGCGCCACGAGCAGCTCTCGAGCTGCTTCCTCCTCGATTCCCCCGAGGATCACCTCGAGAACATCTACCGGAGTTACACCGACGTCGCGATGCTCTCGAAGTTCTCGGGCGGGATCGGGCTCGCGTACCACCGTGTCCGCTCGCGCGGCTCCCTCATCGAGAGCACGAATGGTCACTCCAATGGCATCGTGCCGTGGCTCAAGACGCTCGACGCGTCCGTCGCAGCCGTCAACCAGGGCGGCAAGCGCAAGGGCGCGTGCAGCGTCTATCTCGAACCGTGGCACGCGGACATCGAGGAGTTCCTCGAGCTGCGCGACAACACCGGCGACGAGGCGAGCCGTACGCACAACTTGAACCTCGCCAACTGGGTCCCGGATCTCTTCATGAAGCGCGTCGAGGCCGACGCGAACTGGAGCCTCTTCGACCCGAAGACCGTGCCGGACCTCCCCGATCTCTACGGCGAAGCCTTCGAGCGCCGCTACGAGGAGGTCGAACGAGCAGGCTTGGCGCTCAAGACCGTCAAGGCGCGTCACCTCTATGCGCGCATGATGCGCACGCTCGCGCAGACCGGGAACGGGTGGATGACGTTCAAGGACAAGTCGAACCGCGCCTGCAACCAGACGGCCCTCCCGGGGCGCGTCGTGCACCTCTCGAACCTCTGCACCGAGATCATCGAGGTGACCTCGAAGGACGAGGCGGCCGTCTGCAACCTCGGCTCGATCAACCTCGCGCGACACACGATCGTGGTCGACGGCCGCATCGTGGGATTCGATTTCGACAAATTGGCCCGCACCGTGAGGACCGCGGTCCGGCAGCTCGACCGCGTCATCGACCTCAATTACTACCCCATCGCCATCACGCGGGCGTCGAACCTGCGCTGGCGACCGATCGGGCTCGGTCTCATGGGGCTTCAGGATGTCTTCTTTCAGATGCGTCTCGCGTTCGACGCGCCCGAGGCCCGCGCGCTCTCGAAGCAAATCTCGGAGGAGGTCTATTTTCACGCGCTCACGGCGTCCGTCGAGCTCGCGGAGGAAAAGGGGCGTCACCCGGCATTCGAAGAGACCCGCGCCGCGCGGGGCGAGCTTCAGTTCGACGCGTGGGGCGTGACGCCGGACGACCTCGGGCGCTGGGAGCTCCTTCGCGCCCGGATGGTCGAGCAGGGCATGCGCAACTCGCTGCTCTGCGCCATTGCGCCGACCGCGACGATCGCCTCCATCGCCGGCTGCTACGAGTGCATCGAGCCGCAGGTGAGCAACCTCTTCAAACGGGAAACCCTCTCCGGCGACTTCCTCCAGGTGAACCGTTACCTCGCCCGCGAGCTCAAGGCGCTCGGGCTCTGGACGGAGGCCATGCGTTCGCGCCTCAAGCTCGCGGAGGGCTCCGTGCAGCGGTTCGACGAGCTGCCGGAGGAATTGCGCGCCATCTACCGCACGGCGTGGGAGATCCCGATGCGCTCGCTCATCGACATGGCTGCCGATCGTGGGGCCTTCATCGACCAGAGCCAATCGCTCAACCTCTTCATGGAGAGCCCCAACATCGGCCAGCTCTCGTCGATGTATTTCTACGCCTGGAAAAAAGGCCTGAAGACGACCTATTATCTGCGGTCGCGCCCCGCGACGCGCATCGCGAAGGCCACGGTCGAGGAGCCGAAATCGACATCGAGCGGAGAGGGCCATCCCGGCGGCACGCCCGGATGGACGCCGCCGCCTCCCCGCGCTGCGACGACGGACGACGCCGCCGTGGCGTGCTCCCTCGAAAACCCCGAGAGCTGCGAGGCCTGCCAATGA
- a CDS encoding pyridoxal-dependent decarboxylase — protein MSDEKARTGKPSVKQYFSFGERPFLKGAGTRSPEAWFLGTKAENADELEKLIVEAIRDHSFWRRNFHPQDPTHITEQAKRHPSYLHAMDTLKDNLRSLMSFLKKSVPFFSGRYQGHMNWDTSLPSILGYFAAMLYNPNNVAFEGSTSTTLLEMIVGDDLCRMLGYTVPEDGDATKGLIRPWGHITSGGTVANIEALWSARNLKFYPLSLRDALKAESSLAAARDIEVSTCDGRRARLASLDAWSLLNLKVDDILALPERLTEEYGISSDTITKAMSCYSLQHLGMHELYRRCGADLPASPVILVPATKHYSFPKAAAVLGLGSANVLDVPVDCDARMSLAALEKMLRDCLAQRRPVITVVAVIGSTEESAVDPLKGILELRHKLQKEGLSFTVHADAAWGGYFASILRPDEGPRPRDERPGPAAEIGMSGYVTSQFSALGRADSITVDPHKSGYIPYPAGALCYRNSAMRDMVTFKAPYILHGDAEPTVGIYGLEGSKPGAAVAAVYLSHKVIRPTRSGYGQIHRKSLFNCKRFYARLLSMADLEDRFIVVPVPRLPAEISGADVETERRFIRDRIDQRSVEDLLSDPEAMALLPEIGPDQNILTYAVNFKHPDGSLNTNLDLANRLNKAIYDLLSIDPGDDIYGYRMIVSTTDFSEEHYGSVFIEDYKRRLGVSSSPGTTVTVLRSTTMEPWILETPEGSMLDVLEKELRDAIFKSLMRDSMFQIFEEIDANRDGVLDVGEVMAKFREKGYRDIEIDEFLRLCDIDRSGTVSMDEFLGAFSQFVAKGALTASR, from the coding sequence ATGAGCGACGAAAAAGCCCGGACAGGCAAGCCGAGCGTGAAGCAGTATTTCAGCTTTGGCGAGAGACCCTTCCTCAAGGGCGCAGGGACCCGGTCGCCGGAGGCTTGGTTCTTGGGCACCAAGGCCGAAAACGCGGATGAGCTCGAGAAGCTCATCGTGGAGGCCATTCGGGACCATTCCTTCTGGAGGCGGAACTTCCATCCCCAGGATCCCACGCACATCACCGAGCAGGCCAAGCGGCACCCGTCCTACCTCCACGCGATGGACACGCTGAAGGACAACCTGCGCTCGCTCATGTCGTTCCTCAAGAAATCGGTGCCCTTCTTCAGCGGCCGATATCAGGGACACATGAATTGGGACACGTCGCTCCCCAGCATCCTGGGGTATTTCGCGGCGATGCTTTACAACCCCAACAACGTCGCGTTCGAGGGGTCGACCTCGACGACCCTCCTGGAGATGATCGTGGGGGACGATCTGTGCCGGATGCTCGGCTACACCGTCCCGGAGGATGGCGACGCCACGAAAGGGCTCATCAGGCCCTGGGGACACATCACCTCCGGCGGGACCGTGGCCAACATCGAGGCCCTCTGGTCAGCGAGGAATCTGAAGTTTTACCCGCTCTCGCTCCGTGATGCCTTGAAGGCCGAGTCCTCCCTCGCCGCGGCGCGCGACATCGAGGTGAGCACGTGCGACGGCCGGCGCGCGCGCCTCGCCTCGCTCGACGCGTGGTCGCTCTTGAACCTCAAGGTGGACGACATCCTCGCGCTGCCCGAGCGCCTCACGGAGGAGTACGGCATTTCGAGCGATACGATCACGAAGGCCATGTCGTGCTACTCGCTCCAGCACCTGGGGATGCACGAGCTCTACCGCCGCTGCGGGGCGGACCTGCCCGCTTCACCGGTGATCCTCGTCCCCGCCACCAAGCATTACTCGTTCCCCAAGGCGGCGGCGGTGCTCGGCCTGGGCTCGGCCAACGTGCTCGATGTCCCCGTCGATTGCGACGCGCGCATGAGCCTGGCCGCGCTGGAGAAGATGCTGCGGGATTGCCTCGCGCAGCGGCGGCCCGTCATCACGGTGGTGGCCGTCATCGGCAGCACCGAGGAGAGCGCCGTGGATCCGCTCAAGGGGATTCTCGAGCTGCGCCACAAGCTCCAGAAAGAGGGCCTGTCGTTCACGGTCCACGCGGACGCGGCATGGGGTGGGTATTTCGCGTCCATCCTGCGTCCCGACGAGGGGCCGCGCCCCCGAGACGAGCGCCCCGGACCGGCGGCCGAAATCGGAATGAGCGGGTACGTGACCTCGCAGTTCTCGGCCCTCGGCCGGGCCGACTCCATTACCGTGGATCCGCACAAATCGGGCTACATCCCTTATCCGGCCGGGGCGCTCTGTTACCGCAATTCGGCCATGCGCGACATGGTGACGTTCAAGGCGCCCTACATCCTCCACGGGGATGCCGAGCCGACCGTGGGGATTTACGGGCTCGAAGGCTCCAAGCCAGGCGCGGCGGTGGCGGCGGTGTACCTGAGCCACAAGGTCATTCGACCTACCCGGAGCGGATACGGGCAGATTCATCGGAAGAGCCTGTTCAATTGCAAGCGCTTCTACGCGCGGCTGCTCAGCATGGCGGACCTGGAGGATCGGTTCATCGTGGTCCCGGTCCCGCGGCTGCCCGCGGAGATCTCGGGCGCCGACGTGGAGACCGAGCGGCGCTTCATTCGTGATCGCATCGATCAACGCAGCGTCGAGGATCTCCTGTCCGACCCGGAGGCGATGGCGCTCCTGCCCGAGATCGGCCCCGATCAGAACATCCTGACCTACGCCGTGAACTTCAAGCACCCGGACGGGTCGCTGAATACGAACCTCGACCTCGCCAATCGGTTGAACAAGGCCATCTACGATCTCCTGAGCATCGATCCCGGCGACGATATCTATGGGTATCGAATGATCGTGAGCACGACGGATTTCAGCGAAGAGCACTACGGGAGCGTCTTCATCGAAGACTACAAGCGACGCCTCGGGGTCTCGTCGTCCCCCGGCACCACGGTGACGGTGCTCAGGTCCACGACGATGGAGCCATGGATCCTGGAGACGCCCGAGGGGTCGATGCTCGACGTGCTGGAGAAGGAGCTCCGCGATGCGATCTTCAAATCGCTGATGCGCGACTCGATGTTCCAGATCTTCGAGGAGATCGACGCCAACCGGGATGGCGTCCTCGACGTGGGCGAGGTGATGGCCAAATTCCGGGAGAAGGGCTATCGGGACATCGAGATCGACGAGTTCTTGCGCCTGTGCGACATCGACAGGAGTGGAACCGTGTCGATGGACGAGTTCCTCGGCGCATTCTCTCAGTTCGTGGCCAAGGGCGCGCTCACCGCCAGCAGGTGA
- a CDS encoding glutathione S-transferase family protein gives MSTSYELLYFPLRGRAEPIRLLFATANVAFTNTPVTNWPEFKPKTPLGQLPVLVERGESGERQIAQTMAIVRHLARVFDLSGKDETEKTNTDVAAETINDWRGKFAPVQFAALMHTDQAVIDKYWADLPATLRTVEGLLGSCTWFGGGASPTYADALAFDTLDSHLGTKPESLADFPKLRALHDRFRALPSVAAYLEKRA, from the coding sequence ATGTCCACTTCCTACGAGTTGCTCTATTTCCCGCTCCGTGGCCGCGCCGAGCCCATCCGGCTCCTGTTTGCCACGGCGAACGTCGCCTTCACCAACACGCCCGTCACGAACTGGCCCGAGTTCAAGCCGAAGACGCCCCTCGGCCAGCTCCCCGTGCTCGTCGAGCGCGGCGAATCCGGCGAGCGCCAGATCGCGCAGACCATGGCCATCGTGCGTCACCTCGCGCGCGTCTTCGACCTTTCTGGCAAGGACGAGACCGAGAAGACGAACACGGACGTCGCAGCCGAGACGATCAACGACTGGCGGGGCAAGTTCGCGCCCGTGCAGTTCGCCGCGCTCATGCACACCGACCAGGCCGTGATCGACAAGTACTGGGCCGACTTGCCGGCGACGCTGCGCACCGTGGAAGGTCTGCTCGGAAGCTGTACCTGGTTCGGCGGCGGAGCGTCGCCGACCTACGCAGACGCGCTCGCGTTCGACACGCTCGACAGCCACCTCGGCACGAAGCCCGAGAGCCTCGCGGACTTCCCCAAGCTCCGCGCGCTCCACGACCGCTTCCGCGCGCTCCCGAGCGTCGCGGCCTACCTCGAAAAGCGCGCCTGA
- a CDS encoding helix-turn-helix domain-containing protein, with translation MPRRTEPEPHCAKVGARLRELRIERGLSLSALADATGMSKGHLSSFERGLVALNAISLVVLARGLGLPPLYLLTFPHEDERAHIAELLRKLPDRDVLKIRQELTKEADRKSDR, from the coding sequence ATGCCTCGACGAACCGAACCCGAACCCCACTGCGCGAAGGTAGGCGCACGCCTACGTGAACTCCGCATCGAGCGTGGCCTGTCCCTCTCCGCCCTCGCGGACGCCACCGGCATGTCGAAGGGCCACCTCTCGAGCTTCGAGCGTGGCCTCGTGGCGCTCAACGCCATCTCGCTCGTAGTTCTCGCTCGCGGCCTCGGCCTGCCGCCGCTCTACCTGCTCACCTTCCCACACGAGGACGAACGCGCCCACATCGCCGAGCTGCTACGCAAGCTGCCCGATCGTGATGTGCTCAAGATACGCCAGGAGCTGACCAAGGAGGCGGACCGGAAGAGCGACAGATGA
- a CDS encoding ribonucleotide-diphosphate reductase subunit beta translates to MSAATRPARLLDPGLCLTLRPMSYPKFFEMYRAAIKNTWTVEEVDFSTDVGDLKKKMSDAERHLVQRLVAFFATGDSIVANNVVLNLYKHINAPEARMYLSRQLYEEALHVQFYLTLLDTYVPDPEDRHRAFAAVENIPSIRKKAAFCMKWLDATRTLDQLDSRAQRRAFLLNLICFAACIEGLFFFGAFAYVYFLRSRGLLHGLAAGTNWVFRDESAHMAFAFEVVKTVRREEPELFDDALSSAVNDMIEEAIDCEMQFAEDLLGDGIAGMSTRDVRRYLEFCADQRLATLDLPKRYKTKNPFSFMDLQDVQEVTNFFERRVSAYQVGVSGEVVLDAAF, encoded by the coding sequence ATGAGCGCGGCGACCCGTCCCGCCCGCCTGCTCGACCCGGGCCTTTGCCTGACGCTGCGGCCGATGTCGTACCCGAAATTCTTCGAGATGTACCGCGCGGCCATCAAGAACACGTGGACCGTCGAGGAGGTCGATTTCTCGACCGACGTCGGCGACCTCAAGAAAAAGATGAGCGACGCCGAGCGGCACCTCGTGCAGCGCCTCGTCGCCTTCTTCGCGACGGGCGATTCCATCGTCGCGAACAACGTGGTCCTGAACCTGTACAAGCACATCAACGCGCCCGAGGCGCGGATGTACCTGTCGCGGCAGCTCTACGAAGAGGCGCTCCACGTGCAGTTCTATCTGACGCTCCTCGACACGTACGTCCCCGACCCGGAGGACCGCCACCGCGCGTTCGCCGCGGTCGAGAACATCCCCTCCATCCGGAAGAAGGCCGCGTTCTGCATGAAATGGCTCGACGCCACGCGAACGCTGGATCAGCTCGATTCGCGTGCGCAGCGGCGCGCCTTCCTCCTGAACCTCATCTGCTTTGCCGCTTGCATCGAGGGCCTCTTCTTCTTCGGCGCGTTTGCGTACGTGTATTTCCTTCGCTCCCGCGGGCTCCTCCACGGGCTCGCGGCGGGGACCAACTGGGTGTTCCGCGACGAGAGCGCGCACATGGCGTTCGCCTTCGAGGTGGTGAAGACGGTGCGGCGCGAGGAGCCGGAGCTCTTCGACGACGCGCTCTCCAGCGCGGTGAACGACATGATCGAGGAGGCCATCGACTGCGAGATGCAATTCGCCGAGGACCTGCTCGGCGACGGCATCGCCGGCATGTCGACGCGCGACGTCCGCCGTTACCTCGAATTCTGCGCTGATCAGCGCCTCGCGACGCTGGACCTCCCGAAGCGCTACAAAACAAAAAACCCGTTTTCGTTCATGGATCTCCAGGACGTGCAAGAGGTCACGAACTTCTTCGAGCGGCGCGTCTCGGCCTACCAGGTCGGCGTGTCCGGCGAGGTCGTGCTCGACGCCGCGTTCTGA
- a CDS encoding NAD(P)H-binding protein, with product MKILVTGATGTVGREIVKQLVAKGHHVRALSRNPAKASFPAGVDAVAGDLTTPETFASAFEGIEALHLINFGGDDQAPLQTGARIVALAEQAGVRRISLLLGGAPAPLDEVVAAGNIHWTFLQPVEFMANHLEWAESIRSEGLVREPFPDRLSAVVHEADIAAVAVAALTQDGHAGKTYTLTGPEVLSLRQKINILADAAKREIKLLELTEQEARDRWQAMGLSSEAIEFLVFVYGNTPDVGYTVTPTVEQVTGRPARTFAQWAAEHAGAFTA from the coding sequence ATGAAAATACTCGTCACAGGCGCGACCGGCACCGTCGGCCGCGAGATCGTCAAGCAGCTTGTCGCGAAGGGTCACCACGTCCGCGCGCTGTCCCGCAATCCGGCCAAAGCGAGTTTCCCGGCAGGCGTCGACGCCGTGGCTGGCGACCTGACCACGCCGGAGACCTTCGCCAGCGCCTTCGAAGGCATCGAGGCCCTGCACTTGATCAACTTCGGCGGCGACGATCAGGCACCGCTGCAGACCGGGGCACGGATCGTTGCGCTCGCCGAACAGGCCGGGGTGCGGCGGATCTCGCTGCTGCTCGGCGGCGCGCCCGCGCCGCTCGACGAAGTGGTCGCCGCCGGGAACATCCATTGGACATTCCTGCAGCCGGTGGAGTTCATGGCGAACCACCTCGAATGGGCGGAGTCGATTCGCAGCGAGGGGCTCGTGCGCGAGCCGTTTCCCGATCGGCTGAGCGCGGTGGTCCACGAGGCGGATATCGCCGCTGTCGCGGTCGCCGCGTTGACACAGGACGGCCACGCCGGCAAGACGTACACCCTCACGGGGCCGGAGGTGCTCAGCCTGCGTCAGAAGATCAACATCCTCGCCGACGCCGCCAAGCGCGAGATCAAGCTCCTGGAGCTGACGGAGCAGGAGGCACGCGACCGGTGGCAGGCGATGGGGTTATCGTCCGAAGCAATCGAGTTCCTCGTGTTCGTTTACGGAAACACCCCGGACGTCGGCTACACCGTCACGCCTACGGTCGAGCAAGTGACGGGCCGGCCGGCGCGGACGTTCGCGCAGTGGGCGGCAGAGCACGCCGGAGCGTTCACTGCGTAG
- a CDS encoding helix-turn-helix transcriptional regulator codes for MDRTERLFAVMDALRRHRRPVTAAQLAAEQGVSVRTLYRDVQTLIGLGAPIEGEAGVGYVLRPGFFLPPLMFTPEELEALVLGARWVGSQVDEGLAGAAKNALAKIATVSPRDLREHMADVGLWPVVLPGAGAAQVPVLSLVRQAMRKERALALRYKDESDRTTEREIWPVQIAYYEGKQIVAAWCCLRAAFRHFRTDRIVSLAPTERPYGKPRRTLSQAWIEAWEREHS; via the coding sequence ATGGACAGGACCGAACGCCTCTTCGCGGTCATGGACGCGCTCCGACGCCATCGACGCCCGGTCACCGCGGCGCAGCTCGCGGCCGAGCAGGGCGTCTCGGTGCGCACGTTGTATCGAGACGTGCAGACGTTGATCGGACTCGGCGCGCCGATCGAAGGCGAAGCGGGCGTCGGCTATGTGCTCCGGCCTGGCTTCTTCTTGCCCCCGCTGATGTTCACGCCGGAGGAGCTCGAGGCGCTCGTCCTCGGCGCACGCTGGGTCGGCTCGCAGGTCGACGAGGGGCTCGCCGGCGCTGCGAAGAACGCGCTCGCCAAGATCGCGACCGTCTCGCCCCGCGACCTACGCGAGCACATGGCCGACGTGGGGCTCTGGCCGGTCGTGCTCCCCGGGGCCGGCGCTGCGCAGGTGCCCGTCCTCAGCCTCGTACGGCAGGCGATGCGGAAGGAGCGGGCGCTCGCGCTGCGCTACAAGGACGAGTCCGATCGCACCACCGAGCGCGAGATCTGGCCGGTGCAGATCGCGTACTACGAGGGGAAGCAGATCGTCGCGGCATGGTGCTGCTTGCGCGCGGCGTTCCGGCACTTCCGCACCGATCGGATCGTGAGCCTTGCGCCCACGGAGCGACCCTACGGCAAGCCACGCCGAACGCTGTCCCAGGCGTGGATCGAGGCCTGGGAGCGCGAGCACAGCTAA
- a CDS encoding adenosine deaminase: MQRSIVLSALCALLIGTTGCDGNGEGTGGNGGSGAEGGAGGNGGEGGAGGNGGNGGEGGVGGGMGGSGGMGGSLEEKVAEQLEAVRNDHAALVGFVRNMPKGADLHSHTSGAVTPESMIEWGAADGACFNKSTGFASAGPCMGDAVPISNALNDQALYDSILMAWSMEGFMGTLLQGHQHFFDAFGKFGAVLNESRGDDMLAQVRSTAGHNNQVYIELMQGFGSGTVGNIAETKVMPGDGWDEPYLLQKRTEIIADPGFQTAINNAKASIANSLSGSDVLLNCGTAMADPGCNVEVRFMVAGTRTRTRAYVFGQWVFAFELAQVVPELVGVNLVSPEEDANSLLYYNDEMLAVNVLRTFNDQEPNRKKVHVGLHAGELIPEVLPMTQAGQAELTYHIRNAVDIAGAERIGHGVDVLGETAGEGADELLATMAQKGVMVEICLTSNDTLLGIAGDKHPLSAYMAKNVPVAPSTDDQGILRIEITDEYVRAVEEHGLGYVALKKLARTSLEHAFIEGKSLWKTRDDFTTRVDECAADVPGATLSAACDAFLGANDKARIQWQHESDTAAFEQSVVQP, encoded by the coding sequence ATGCAACGTAGCATTGTTTTGTCCGCGCTCTGTGCGCTGCTCATTGGCACGACCGGCTGTGACGGCAACGGCGAGGGCACGGGCGGCAACGGCGGCAGCGGCGCGGAAGGCGGCGCTGGCGGAAACGGCGGCGAGGGCGGCGCCGGTGGCAACGGCGGGAACGGCGGCGAGGGCGGCGTCGGCGGTGGAATGGGCGGCAGCGGCGGAATGGGCGGCTCGCTCGAGGAGAAGGTCGCCGAGCAGCTCGAGGCCGTTCGCAACGATCATGCGGCCCTCGTGGGGTTCGTGCGAAACATGCCGAAAGGCGCCGATTTGCATAGCCACACCTCGGGCGCCGTGACGCCCGAGAGCATGATCGAGTGGGGGGCGGCCGACGGGGCCTGCTTCAACAAGAGCACGGGCTTCGCCTCCGCCGGGCCTTGCATGGGAGACGCCGTGCCCATCTCGAACGCGCTCAATGACCAGGCCCTCTACGACAGCATCCTGATGGCCTGGTCCATGGAGGGCTTCATGGGCACCCTGCTCCAGGGCCACCAGCACTTCTTCGACGCGTTCGGCAAATTCGGCGCCGTCCTCAACGAGTCCCGCGGCGACGACATGCTCGCGCAGGTCCGCTCGACGGCGGGGCACAACAACCAGGTGTACATCGAGCTGATGCAGGGCTTCGGCTCCGGCACCGTCGGCAACATCGCCGAGACCAAGGTCATGCCGGGCGACGGGTGGGATGAGCCCTACCTCTTGCAGAAGCGCACCGAAATCATCGCGGACCCCGGCTTCCAGACCGCGATCAACAATGCGAAGGCGAGCATCGCGAACTCGCTCTCCGGCTCCGACGTGCTGCTCAACTGCGGCACCGCCATGGCCGATCCCGGCTGCAACGTCGAGGTGCGTTTCATGGTCGCCGGCACCCGCACGCGAACACGCGCGTACGTCTTCGGCCAGTGGGTCTTCGCATTCGAGCTCGCGCAGGTCGTCCCCGAGCTCGTGGGCGTCAACCTCGTCTCGCCGGAGGAGGATGCGAACTCCCTCCTCTATTACAACGACGAGATGCTCGCCGTGAACGTCCTCCGCACCTTCAATGACCAGGAGCCGAACCGGAAGAAGGTCCACGTCGGCCTGCACGCGGGCGAGCTCATTCCCGAGGTCCTGCCCATGACGCAGGCAGGCCAGGCGGAGCTCACGTATCACATTCGCAATGCCGTGGACATCGCGGGGGCGGAGCGAATCGGCCACGGGGTCGACGTGCTCGGTGAGACGGCCGGCGAGGGCGCCGACGAGCTCCTCGCGACGATGGCCCAGAAGGGCGTCATGGTGGAGATCTGTTTGACATCCAATGACACGCTGCTCGGCATCGCGGGCGACAAGCACCCGCTCAGCGCGTACATGGCGAAGAACGTGCCCGTGGCGCCGTCGACCGACGACCAGGGCATCCTTCGGATCGAGATCACCGACGAGTACGTGCGCGCCGTCGAGGAGCACGGCCTCGGCTACGTCGCGCTCAAGAAGCTCGCCCGGACGAGCCTCGAGCACGCGTTCATCGAGGGCAAGAGCCTCTGGAAGACGCGCGACGACTTCACGACGCGTGTCGACGAATGCGCGGCCGACGTCCCGGGGGCGACGCTGTCCGCCGCGTGCGACGCGTTCCTCGGGGCGAACGACAAGGCGCGAATCCAGTGGCAACACGAGAGCGACACGGCTGCGTTCGAGCAATCCGTCGTGCAGCCGTGA
- a CDS encoding alpha/beta hydrolase, with product MTRAMQGAVGLMAMGLMHCAQAPVEGEITYAEAPTPQGKHPLTLDIRVPEGPGPFPALVFIHGGGWMFGDLSTYRGAIENAASRGFVGVSINYRLANESNDEGSALSPWPAQIEDVRCALRWLSANAETFKIDTGRVATAGGSAGGHLAMMAGYAQNEPRFEPTWCPHEESVAVRAVVSFYGANDLAAVYDTSEEWWVRAYMTRWLDLPDGARTADDAAQFADANPASYLRTGPKIPSLILQGTADTIVPPQTQRGFRAAAEGAGQDVSIEFLEGVGHGIDAIEESNRAIDWLSTRL from the coding sequence ATGACACGTGCAATGCAGGGAGCTGTAGGCCTGATGGCGATGGGGTTGATGCATTGCGCACAGGCCCCTGTGGAGGGAGAGATCACGTACGCCGAAGCCCCGACGCCCCAGGGCAAGCATCCCTTGACGCTCGACATCCGCGTCCCGGAAGGGCCGGGCCCGTTCCCCGCGCTCGTCTTCATCCACGGCGGCGGCTGGATGTTCGGGGATCTGAGCACATACCGCGGCGCCATCGAGAACGCAGCCAGCCGGGGTTTCGTGGGCGTCTCGATCAATTACCGGCTCGCGAACGAATCCAACGACGAGGGCAGCGCGCTTTCCCCCTGGCCCGCGCAGATAGAAGATGTGCGTTGCGCGCTTCGATGGCTTTCGGCCAATGCCGAGACCTTCAAGATCGACACGGGCCGCGTCGCCACGGCGGGCGGCTCGGCCGGCGGGCACCTCGCGATGATGGCGGGGTATGCGCAGAACGAGCCCAGGTTCGAGCCCACGTGGTGCCCCCACGAAGAGAGCGTCGCGGTGCGGGCGGTCGTGTCGTTTTACGGCGCGAACGACCTCGCTGCCGTGTACGACACGTCGGAGGAGTGGTGGGTCAGGGCGTACATGACCCGCTGGCTCGATCTTCCGGACGGCGCCCGCACGGCGGACGACGCGGCGCAGTTTGCGGATGCAAACCCGGCGAGTTACCTGCGGACGGGGCCAAAGATCCCGTCGCTCATCCTCCAAGGGACCGCCGACACGATCGTCCCGCCGCAGACGCAGCGCGGGTTCCGTGCTGCCGCGGAAGGGGCGGGCCAAGACGTCTCGATCGAGTTCCTGGAAGGCGTCGGCCACGGTATCGACGCGATCGAGGAGAGCAACCGCGCCATCGACTGGCTGTCGACGAGGCTCTGA